The sequence AAGTATCGGCATGGTGCTGGTGGCACTGTTATTTGCACGAGTATGTTGGACTGTATTTAATATTAAACCTAAATCAGCAGTGAATAATGCAAGTAAATTAGAGGTTAACTCAGCACACTTTGCACATATCGCTTTGTATATATTAATGACAGCTTTAATGCTCAGTGGTTATTTAATATCAACAGCTGATGGCAGAGATATCAGTGTATTTGGCTTGGTTTCTATTCCTGCATCTTCAATCGCTATTCAAAATCAAGAAGACATAGCTGGTAGCATACACAATATTTTAGCTTGGAGTTTAGTACTTTTAGCTTTGGCTCATGGAGCTGCTGCAATAAAACATCACTTCATAAACAAAAACGATACTTTAAAGCGTATGTTGAAAGTATCTCACTCAAATAGTTAATTAGTTACATTTGATAAGAATTATTAAGGTTTAAAAATGAAAAATAATATGATTTCAAAATTAATATTAGCATCAAGCATTGCTTTAGCTTCATCAGTATTACCGACACAAGCAGCTCAGTATAAAGTAGATGTAGAAGGTGCGCATGCCTTTAAATACGACACTTTTCAAAAAAGGTAACATTCTTCTTTGACGAAAACAGTATCCTTATCTATGTTTTAAGTGGTCACTTTTAAAAAAGATAAGTTTAATGGCAAAGAAAAAATCACAACGAGTAACCTCCTCTAAAGCAGCGAACACATCAAATGTTTCGACTGCACACTCAAAAGAAAGCCTGCCTCCGTATCAGCGAATATTAAAAGCTGAAAATTTTTACTTTTTTTTTGAAAATAAAACGCCTGAGGATGACCAACATAAAAAAACAAATTATTGTGGTTTAAACAAAACATTTAAAATTGTATCGGATGGCAAAAAGTTGGTTGGTGAAGAGTTTGCAAAAACCTTTGCTCGTATGATAATAAAACAATACCCAGCAATAAAATCAAGAATCGCAAGAATTTCCATATTAATTAAACGTCTTTTTGTTTTTATATCAAATTTGTAGTGGTCAACTAAATTTGGCCACAGTTTTAGAATTTAACCAGAACCTTCGCTCTGATTCATTTGGACTTAAGCCTGCATTATAGTGATGAGGCCTGATCTCGCTGTAATAACCTATTACGTAATCAGTAATTGCACCTTTGGCTTCTTTAAAATCGATGTAACCCTTTTTCGGCATCCATTCAGTTTTAAAGCTCCTAAAAAACCTTTCCATTGGCGCATTATCCCAACAATTTCCTCGTCGACTCATACTTTGCTTTATTTGATATTTCCATAGCCTCTGACGATACTTTAAGCTTGTGTAATGACAGCCTTGATCTGAGTGAAACATGATACCTTTAGGTTTTCCTCTGCTTTCATAAGCCATATCTAAAGCGGCTATTGTTAATTCACTATCTGGAGACAAGGAGATAGCCCAACCAATTGGCTTCCTTGCAAATAAATCAATTACAACGGCTAAATATGCCCACCTGTGACCAATCCAAACATAGGTCACATCACCACACCAATACTGATTGGGTTCAATTACATCAAACTGTCTGTTTAATAAATTGGGTATTGAAATATGCTCTTTCTTTGCTTTTTTGTACTTATGATTTGGCGGTTGAGAGCTAACCAGTCCTAATTTTTTCATAAATTTAGCCGCTCGATACCGACTTAAATTAAAACCACGATAAGATGCAATATCAGAGATAGTTCTGGCACCCGCAGAGCCATTACTTTTTTTATGTAT is a genomic window of Pseudoalteromonas sp. '520P1 No. 423' containing:
- a CDS encoding cytochrome b is translated as MLKNTETAYGYISIIMHWLMALIIFGLFGLGLYMVELSYYDAWYKGSLDLHKSIGMVLVALLFARVCWTVFNIKPKSAVNNASKLEVNSAHFAHIALYILMTALMLSGYLISTADGRDISVFGLVSIPASSIAIQNQEDIAGSIHNILAWSLVLLALAHGAAAIKHHFINKNDTLKRMLKVSHSNS
- a CDS encoding IS3 family transposase (programmed frameshift); protein product: MTKKNRVTYSAAIKLETAQLVIDQGYTQEEAAKAMNVGKSTVSKWVAQLKVERSGKSPSASPMTPEKIEIRELKKRIQRIELEKDIFKKGYSSIDVGLSEQFSIIEKLNKSNSHPVKTLCDVFGVHRSSYKYWVNRDKSVSTDDLRLSIEIKAIHKKSNGSAGARTISDIASYRGFNLSRYRAAKFMKKLGLVSSQPPNHKYKKAKKEHISIPNLLNRQFDVIEPNQYWCGDVTYVWIGHRWAYLAVVIDLFARKPIGWAISLSPDSELTIAALDMAYESRGKPKGIMFHSDQGCHYTSLKYRQRLWKYQIKQSMSRRGNCWDNAPMERFFRSFKTEWMPKKGYIDFKEAKGAITDYVIGYYSEIRPHHYNAGLSPNESERRFWLNSKTVAKFS